CGAAGGTCTTTGCTTTCCAGCATGCTTCGAACGTCCTCGGGACGATTCACCCTGTCGCCGACCTCTGCCGGATGGCTCGCGAACGTGGAGCCGTAACGGTCGTCGATGGAGCCCAGGCTGCACCGCATCTAAAGGTTGACGTCCAGGAATTGGGCTGCGACTTTTACGCGATGTCGGCGCATAAGATTTGCGGGCCGACAGGGATCGGAGCGCTTTATGGCCGGCGCGAGTGGCTCGACCGTCTCAATCCGATTTGGGGTGGCGGCGAGATGATCCTCAAGGTGTCGCTCACCTCGGCTACTTATAACGAGATACCATTCAAGTTTGAGCCCGGCACTCCCAACATCGCCGGTGCGGTTGGTTTCGGAGCCGCGATTGAGTACATGGAAGGCATTGGGATGGGAAACGTCGCTGCCTATCTCGATGATCTTGCAGCCTATGCTTATGATCTTATTAAAGATATCGACGGCGTGACGGTTTTTGGACCGCGCGAGGGACGGACCGGAGCGATCTCGTTTTGGGTAGAGGGAGTCCATCCCCACGATATTGCGTCGTTTCTCGACGCTGACGGCATCTCGGTCCGTGCCGGTCATCACTGCGCGCAGCCTTTGATGCAGTGGCTCGATCTCCCTGCGACGGCGCGCGCCAGTTTCTACATTTACAACACCCGTGATGAAGCCGATGAGCTTGCCCGGTCGATCGTCAAGACGCGAAAGGTGATGGGAATTGTCGCTTGAAGACCTCTTCGGGGAGATCCTCCTCGACCACGCAAAGCATCCGCGGCATTATGGCAGGATCGAAGACGCCGAGATTTCGGTCGAAGGCGCAAATCCACTCTGCGGTGATGAAATCGAACTCTTTGCCAAGACTCGCGACGGCGTCATCGAAGCGATAGGCTTCACGGGCCGGGCCTGCTCGATCTGCACGGCCTCGACGTCCATATTCTGCGAGAGCGCTCGAGGCGGCCGGTTTACCGACCTTGACGGAATGAAGGAGCGGTTTTACAAGATGTTGCACGGGGACACTGTGACCGGCGAAGAGGAGCATCAGTTGGGCGATGCTTTAGCCCTTAAGGGGGTCGCCAAACTACCGGCGAGAGTCAAGTGCGCGACGCTGGTCTATGAAACCTGGTCGGTAATGAAACGAAGGCTGCTGGGGGAAAGTGCTGCACCGGTGAGGGCATCGAGCGAGAAAATAAGCCGGGTCTGACTCATTTAGTTAGACATAATCACGCCCGAA
This Calditrichota bacterium DNA region includes the following protein-coding sequences:
- the sufS gene encoding SufS family cysteine desulfurase → MLNPHSIRADFPIFAARERSGEPFIYLDNAATTQKPQAVIDALCDYYGTTNANVHRSPHRIGMEATERFEGARVTVSRFLNATEPAELIFTRGTTEAINLAAGLLAGQVIGEGDVILCTPSEHHSNLIPWQMAAQRIGARLEFVTLQKEGRFDLDEIAAQWHPQTKVFAFQHASNVLGTIHPVADLCRMARERGAVTVVDGAQAAPHLKVDVQELGCDFYAMSAHKICGPTGIGALYGRREWLDRLNPIWGGGEMILKVSLTSATYNEIPFKFEPGTPNIAGAVGFGAAIEYMEGIGMGNVAAYLDDLAAYAYDLIKDIDGVTVFGPREGRTGAISFWVEGVHPHDIASFLDADGISVRAGHHCAQPLMQWLDLPATARASFYIYNTRDEADELARSIVKTRKVMGIVA
- a CDS encoding SUF system NifU family Fe-S cluster assembly protein, with translation MSLEDLFGEILLDHAKHPRHYGRIEDAEISVEGANPLCGDEIELFAKTRDGVIEAIGFTGRACSICTASTSIFCESARGGRFTDLDGMKERFYKMLHGDTVTGEEEHQLGDALALKGVAKLPARVKCATLVYETWSVMKRRLLGESAAPVRASSEKISRV